A genomic window from Helicobacter pylori includes:
- a CDS encoding 5-formyltetrahydrofolate cyclo-ligase: MKKVQVARIVRDKLACRLLFLKLKDYQNILLYSPLGHELDIRPLIFKLRQKNKRVWLPKSIKKGGGFSKENFSIAPFRLPLKRLGWFDEPNASRYYKQELDCIVAPILGMDTSFRRVGFGLGMYDKSLPQLLKKPLKHPLIVFVSRELVVANGILTNAYDIEANLYMNARIVMKNNKRKHYEQRVNLHFIRSLGSVFDYRSNHVLCDEKDLLC; the protein is encoded by the coding sequence TTGAAAAAGGTTCAAGTAGCTAGAATAGTTAGAGATAAACTAGCTTGCAGGCTTTTGTTTTTGAAACTCAAAGATTATCAAAATATTTTATTGTATAGCCCATTGGGGCATGAGCTTGACATAAGGCCTTTGATTTTTAAGTTAAGACAAAAAAATAAGCGTGTGTGGTTGCCTAAAAGCATTAAAAAAGGTGGCGGTTTTTCTAAAGAAAATTTTAGTATTGCACCCTTTAGGTTGCCCTTAAAGCGTTTGGGGTGGTTTGATGAGCCTAATGCATCGCGCTATTATAAGCAGGAATTAGATTGCATTGTGGCGCCGATTTTAGGAATGGATACAAGCTTTAGGCGCGTGGGTTTTGGGCTAGGCATGTATGATAAAAGCTTGCCCCAATTACTCAAAAAGCCATTAAAACACCCCTTAATCGTATTTGTAAGTAGGGAGTTAGTGGTAGCTAATGGTATTCTTACAAATGCCTACGACATTGAAGCGAATCTTTACATGAATGCTCGTATCGTTATGAAGAATAATAAAAGGAAACATTATGAGCAACGGGTTAATTTACATTTCATTAGAAGTCTTGGTAGCGTGTTTGATTACCGCTCTAATCATGTATTATGTGATGAAAAAGATCTATTATGCTAG
- the moaA gene encoding GTP 3',8-cyclase MoaA, whose product MLVDSFNRVIDYIRVSVTKQCNFRCQYCMPATPLDFFDDEELLPLDNVLEFLKIAIDEGIKKIRITGGEPLLRKGLDEFIAKLHAYNKEVALVLSTNGFLLKKMAKGLKDAGLVQVNVSLDSLKSDRVLKISQKDALKNALEGIEEALKVGLKVKINMVVMKGVNDDEILDLLEYAKDKRMQIRYIEFMENTHAKSFVKGLKEREILDLIAQKYKIMGMEKPKKGSSKIYTLENGYQFGIIAPHSDDFCQSCNRIRLASDGKICPCLYYQDAIDAKEAIINKNTKTIKRLLKQSVINKPEKNMWNDKNSDTPTRAFYYTGG is encoded by the coding sequence GTGTTAGTAGATAGTTTTAATAGGGTTATTGACTATATTAGAGTGTCTGTAACCAAACAATGTAATTTCAGGTGTCAATATTGCATGCCTGCTACGCCATTAGATTTTTTTGATGATGAAGAATTATTGCCTTTGGATAATGTTTTAGAATTTCTTAAAATCGCCATTGATGAAGGCATTAAAAAGATTAGGATCACGGGTGGGGAGCCATTATTACGAAAGGGTTTAGACGAATTTATCGCTAAATTGCATGCTTACAATAAAGAAGTGGCATTAGTTTTAAGCACTAATGGTTTTTTACTCAAAAAAATGGCTAAGGGTTTAAAAGATGCCGGGTTAGTGCAAGTGAATGTTTCCTTAGATTCTTTAAAAAGCGATAGGGTTTTAAAAATCTCTCAAAAAGACGCCCTTAAAAACGCTCTAGAGGGGATTGAAGAAGCCTTAAAAGTGGGTTTAAAAGTTAAAATCAACATGGTTGTGATGAAAGGCGTTAATGATGATGAAATCTTAGATCTTTTAGAATATGCAAAAGATAAGCGCATGCAAATCCGCTACATTGAATTTATGGAAAACACGCATGCTAAGAGCTTTGTTAAAGGCTTGAAAGAGCGAGAAATTTTAGATTTGATCGCTCAAAAATATAAAATTATGGGCATGGAAAAACCTAAAAAAGGGTCTTCTAAAATCTACACGCTAGAAAATGGCTATCAATTTGGCATTATTGCCCCACATAGCGATGATTTTTGCCAATCTTGCAATCGTATCCGTTTGGCTTCTGATGGCAAGATTTGCCCATGTTTATACTATCAAGACGCCATAGACGCTAAAGAGGCGATCATCAACAAGAATACAAAAACTATAAAAAGGCTTTTAAAGCAATCCGTCATCAATAAGCCAGAAAAAAACATGTGGAACGATAAAAACAGCGACACTCCCACAAGGGCGTTTTACTATACAGGGGGGTAG
- a CDS encoding YkgJ family cysteine cluster protein yields the protein MEESKKQKILDRFPCTSCGLCCKNITGIVELIEFDTGNGVCKFLDLETNGCKIYESRPLICRIDEAHKKLFPHIPRKEFYAKNAEICNALQEANHMDVSFRVILTK from the coding sequence ATGGAAGAATCAAAAAAGCAAAAAATTCTCGATCGTTTCCCTTGCACCTCTTGTGGGCTTTGCTGTAAAAATATTACTGGGATTGTTGAACTTATTGAGTTTGACACCGGCAATGGGGTGTGCAAGTTTTTGGATTTGGAAACGAATGGGTGTAAGATTTATGAATCGCGTCCGTTAATTTGCAGGATTGATGAGGCGCATAAGAAGCTTTTTCCTCATATCCCGCGCAAGGAGTTTTATGCCAAAAATGCAGAAATTTGCAACGCCTTACAGGAAGCAAACCACATGGATGTGAGTTTTAGGGTTATTCTTACGAAATAG
- the ftsY gene encoding signal recognition particle-docking protein FtsY, producing MFNFFKKIVNKIKGEEVKEKKRENIPKEELEEILIGFDIQYDLIESLLQHLGDLVTPKQLEVALLRFVRGESYYDKTRLKTITTKPLVHLIVGVNGAGKTTTIAKLAKLSLKQHKKALLGAGDTFRAAAVKQLQLWGERLNIQVISAKEGSDPSSLAYNTIESAIAKNIDEVFIDTAGRLHNQTNLKNELSKIARTCSKVLKDAPFYKFLILDGTQGSSGLTQAKIFHETLALDGVIMTKLDGTSKGGAILSVLYELKLPILYLGMGEKEDDLIAFDEERFIEDLVDAVFVEQ from the coding sequence ATGTTTAATTTTTTCAAAAAAATTGTCAATAAAATCAAGGGTGAAGAGGTTAAAGAAAAAAAGCGTGAAAATATTCCTAAAGAAGAATTAGAAGAAATTTTGATTGGCTTTGACATCCAATACGATTTGATAGAGAGCTTGTTACAGCATTTAGGCGATTTGGTTACGCCCAAGCAATTAGAAGTCGCTTTGTTGCGTTTTGTGCGTGGGGAAAGCTATTATGACAAAACGCGCTTAAAAACCATCACCACCAAACCTTTAGTGCATTTGATCGTGGGGGTTAATGGGGCGGGTAAAACCACAACGATCGCTAAATTAGCCAAGCTCTCTTTAAAACAGCATAAAAAAGCGCTTTTAGGAGCCGGCGATACCTTTAGAGCGGCCGCAGTCAAACAGCTCCAGTTATGGGGCGAAAGGCTTAACATTCAAGTCATTAGCGCTAAAGAAGGGAGCGATCCAAGCTCTCTAGCTTACAATACCATAGAAAGCGCGATCGCTAAAAATATAGATGAAGTCTTTATAGACACCGCCGGGCGCTTGCACAACCAAACCAATCTCAAAAACGAGCTTTCTAAAATCGCGCGTACCTGCTCTAAAGTTTTAAAAGACGCCCCCTTTTATAAATTCCTTATTTTAGATGGCACGCAAGGGAGTTCTGGACTAACGCAAGCGAAAATTTTCCATGAAACTTTGGCGTTAGATGGCGTGATCATGACTAAGCTTGATGGCACTTCTAAAGGCGGAGCGATTTTAAGCGTGCTGTATGAGTTGAAATTACCCATTCTTTATTTAGGAATGGGCGAAAAAGAAGACGATTTGATCGCTTTTGATGAAGAACGCTTTATAGAAGACCTGGTTGATGCGGTGTTTGTGGAGCAATAA
- the rny gene encoding ribonuclease Y, with amino-acid sequence MKKIYYARGQTILKSASAKAKLMEFQAKSFVDAEEMRMKSQECKLQQQYENKNLQLQTHFDKKEAHLKHLEAQHKEFVRDEKRYLEKEKKELEKERQILEQERENFKKQRAICKEAQSKALDAMLNYMAYTKDEIKSMILEQLEEELEAQKSALIRRYEKEAKEEGRKKSYAILAEATARFAGDYATENLTTRIALPCSDYIGRVIGKDGKNIEAFKKISGVDIEFSEDSNELCLSSFNLYRREVASETLKILIEDGRIQPNRIEEVYNRVVRNMEKELLSEGESVVLELELGAMEDELKILLGKMRYRSSFGQNALQHSKEVALLAGLIAEQLGGDKKLARRAGILHDIGKALTQELGRDHVNLGVEVCKRNKEDTVVINAIYAHHGHEEIMSVECASVCAADALSAGRPGARRKSDEEYAKRMQALEEIALGFEGVEKAYAMESGRELRVIVRSNQVRDNQVPIIARKIAKKIEESAQYVGEVGVQVVRENRFKTTATLKQ; translated from the coding sequence ATGAAAAAGATCTATTATGCTAGAGGGCAAACCATTTTAAAAAGCGCTTCCGCTAAAGCCAAGCTAATGGAATTTCAAGCGAAATCTTTTGTGGATGCTGAAGAGATGCGCATGAAAAGCCAAGAATGCAAATTGCAACAGCAATATGAAAACAAGAATTTGCAACTCCAAACCCATTTTGACAAAAAAGAAGCGCATTTGAAGCATTTAGAAGCGCAACACAAAGAATTTGTGAGAGATGAAAAACGCTATTTGGAAAAGGAAAAAAAAGAGCTTGAAAAAGAACGCCAAATTTTAGAACAAGAGAGGGAAAATTTTAAAAAACAGCGCGCTATTTGCAAAGAAGCTCAATCCAAGGCGCTAGACGCGATGCTCAATTACATGGCTTACACTAAAGATGAAATTAAAAGCATGATCTTAGAGCAATTAGAAGAAGAATTAGAAGCGCAAAAAAGCGCCTTAATCAGGCGTTATGAAAAAGAAGCCAAAGAAGAGGGTAGGAAAAAATCGTATGCCATTTTAGCGGAAGCGACAGCCCGTTTTGCGGGCGATTATGCGACAGAGAATTTAACAACCCGTATCGCTTTGCCGTGCTCAGATTATATTGGCCGTGTGATAGGTAAAGATGGGAAAAACATTGAAGCGTTTAAAAAGATCAGTGGGGTGGATATAGAATTTAGCGAAGATAGTAACGAATTGTGTTTGTCTAGTTTCAATCTTTATCGGCGTGAAGTGGCGAGCGAAACGCTTAAAATTCTAATAGAAGACGGCCGTATCCAGCCTAATAGGATTGAAGAGGTTTATAATAGAGTTGTGCGTAACATGGAAAAAGAATTGCTTTCTGAGGGAGAGAGCGTGGTGTTAGAATTGGAGCTTGGGGCTATGGAAGATGAGCTTAAAATCTTGCTGGGTAAAATGCGTTATCGCTCTAGTTTTGGGCAAAACGCTTTACAGCATTCTAAAGAAGTCGCCCTTTTAGCCGGCTTGATTGCAGAGCAGCTTGGAGGGGATAAAAAGCTCGCTAGAAGGGCCGGTATTTTGCATGATATTGGTAAGGCGCTCACTCAAGAGCTTGGGAGGGATCATGTGAATTTGGGCGTTGAGGTGTGCAAGCGCAATAAAGAAGATACGGTCGTTATCAATGCGATCTATGCCCACCATGGGCATGAAGAAATCATGAGCGTGGAGTGCGCGAGCGTGTGTGCGGCTGATGCGCTTTCTGCGGGGCGTCCTGGGGCAAGAAGAAAGAGCGATGAAGAATACGCTAAACGCATGCAAGCATTAGAAGAGATCGCGCTAGGGTTTGAAGGGGTTGAAAAGGCGTATGCGATGGAGAGCGGGCGAGAACTAAGAGTGATTGTCAGATCCAATCAAGTCAGGGACAATCAAGTGCCAATTATTGCAAGAAAGATCGCTAAAAAGATAGAAGAGAGCGCTCAATAT